A genomic region of Populus nigra chromosome 11, ddPopNigr1.1, whole genome shotgun sequence contains the following coding sequences:
- the LOC133668634 gene encoding ankyrin repeat-containing protein At5g02620-like, whose protein sequence is MDPVLFKAAEAGNIGPFENYQTCSLNQLLTPDENTILHVYLKNQSSEPESTDFVDKFLERCPPLLFQANKRGETPLHLAARYGHSNVVKVLIDRAKALPADPESGVTKAKMMLRMTNGEQDTALHEAARNSRSHVVEILTKEDPEFSYPANVLGETPLYIAVSSFGQEREKVIDEILTNCISVDYGGPNGRTALHAASEVGDHGTARKLLEKEKTLTKTTDENGWSPLHYAAYNIWSTRMVEVLLECDASAAYIAETEKKRTALHIAAIRGLVDVMKEIVSRCPACCELVDNRGWNALHYAVASKDRKVFEECLRIPELARLQTEKDDKGNTPFHLIAALSLNWGSFLFNDSCGYSKWQTYGLNKRKLSINDIYLGEFAEIQKEILESLDDVGSGPLGRWFMAFKGGNDGRNKEEEEALSKARESHLVVAALIATVTFAAAFTLPGGYKSDRGTAILAKKAAFIVFVISDAMSMVLSISAVFIHFLISLIKGFELFKDEELDEKVAVKLFGVATLFTMIGMGTMIIAFITGIYAVLESSLGLAISTCIIGLSFFFIVYLVFRIILKDVED, encoded by the exons ATGGATCCTGTCTTGTTCAAAGCTGCAGAAGCAGGCAATATCGGTCCCTTTGAGAATTATCAAACCTGCAGCCTCAATCAGTTATTGACTCCAGACGAGAACACCATTCTTCATGTCTACTTGAAAAACCAAAGCAGTGAACCGGAATCCACtgattttgttgataaatttCTTGAAAGGTGTCCACCACTGTTATTCCAAGCCAATAAGAGAGGAGAAACCCCCCTCCATTTGGCAGCAAGATATGGCCATTCCAATGTGGTAAAAGTCCTCATTGACCGTGCAAAAGCTCTACCTGCAGATCCGGAGAGCGGAGTAACTAAAGCTAAAATGATGTTGAGGATGACCAATGGAGAGCAAGATACAGCGTTGCACGAGGCAGCTCGAAATAGCCGGAGCCATGTGGTGGAAATATTGACTAAAGAGGACCCTGAGTTTTCATATCCCGCCAATGTTCTTGGAGAAACTCCACTTTATATTGCTGTTTCCAGTTTTGGTCAAGAACGAGAAAAGGTGATCGATGAAATCCTTACTAATTGCATCTCAGTGGACTATGGCGGCCCTAATGGTAGAACTGCTCTACACGCGGCAAGCGAGGTGGGAGATCATG GGACAGCAAGAAAAttgttagaaaaagaaaaaacgttGACGAAAACAACCGATGAGAACGGCTGGTCACCACTTCACTACGCTGCCTATAATATATGGTCTACTCGTATGGTGGAAGTATTACTAGAATGTGATGCGTCCGCGGCCTACATTGCTGaaacagagaagaagagaaCAGCTCTTCACATTGCTGCCATTCGAGGACTTGTAGACGTAATGAAAGAGATTGTTTCTCGATGTCCAGCTTGTTGTGAGCTAGTTGATAACAGAGGCTGGAATGCCCTTCACTATGCTGTGGCAAGTAAAGATAGAAAAGTATTCGAGGAATGTCTGAGGATTCCTGAACTTGCAAGACTTCAAACCGAGAAGGATGACAAAGGAAACACGCCCTTCCATCTAATTGCTGCTTTATCGCTGAACTGgggaagttttttatttaacgaTAGTTGTGGTTATAGTAAATGGCAGACATATGGTCTTAATAAGCGAAAGCTAAGCATCAACGACATTTATCTTGGAGAATTTGCAGAGATACAG AAAGAGATCCTAGAATCCCTTGACGATGTCGGCAGCGGACCGCTTGGCCGCTGGTTTATGGCTTTTAAAGGAGGGAATGATGGGAGAAacaaagaggaagaggaagctTTGAGTAAAGCAAGAGAGTCTCATCTAGTAGTTGCAGCGCTGATAGCAACGGTAACATTCGCAGCAGCATTCACTCTACCTGGCGGTTACAAGAGCGACCGAGGCACTGCAATTCTAGCTAAAAAAGCTGCTTTTATAGTATTTGTCATCTCAGATGCAATGTCAATGGTGCTCTCTATTTCTGCTGTTTTTATCCACTTTTTAATTTCGCTGATTAaaggttttgaattgttcaaggatgaaGAGTTAGATGAGAAAGTCGCTGTAAAATTATTTGGGGTTGCCACGTTGTTTACCATGATTGGCATGGGTACAATGATTATCGCATTCATCACCGGCATATACGCCGTTCTAGAATCTTCATTGGGGCTTGCCATCAGCACTTGTATCATTGGCCTGAGCTTTTTCTTCATTGTGTATTTAGTATTTAGGATCATTTTGAAGGATGTAGAAgattag